AGCAGTTGATTCAGAGAAACCCAGAAATCAGTCACCTGCTCAACAACCCAGATATAATGAGGCAGACCCTTGAAATTGCCAGGAATCCAGCCATGATGCAAGAGATGATGAGAAATCAAGACCTGGCTCTCAGCAATCTTGAAAGCATCCCAGGTGGCTACAATGCTCTACGACGCATGTACACTGACATTCAAGAACCCATGCTGAATGCTGCACAAGAGCAGTTTGGAGGTAATCCGTTTGCCTCGGTGGGGAGCAGTTCTTCCTCCGGGGAAGGTACACAGCCTTCCCGCACAGAAAATAGAGATCCACTACCCAATCCTTGGGCGCCACCACCAGCTACCCAGAGTTCTGCGACCACCAGCACAACCACAAGCAGTGGCAGTGGGTCTGGCAGTAGCTCCAGCAGTGCTACTGGGAACACTGTGGCTGCAGCCAACTATGTTGCCAGCATCTTCAGTACCCCAGGAATGCAGAGCTTGCTACAACAGATAACTGAAAATCCCCAACTGATCCAGAATATGCTGTCTGCACCCTACATGAGAAGCATGATGCAGTCGCTGAGCCAGAATCCAGATTTGGCTGCACAGATGATGCTGAATAGCCCAGTGTTTACTGCAAATCCTCAGTTGCAGGAGCAAATGCGTCCACAGCTCCCAGCTTTCCTGCAGCAGATGCAGAATCCAGACACACTGTCAGCCATGTCAAACCCAAGAGCAATGCAGGCTTTAATGCAGATCCAGCAGGGGCTACAGACATTAGCCACTGAAGCTCCTGGCCTCATTCCAAGCTTCACTCCAGGTGTGGGGGTAGGGGTGCTGGGAACCGCTATAGGCCCTGTAGGCCCAGTCACACCCATAGGCCCTATAGGTCCCATAGTCCCATTTACCCCCATAGGCCCCATTGGGCCCATAGGACCCACTGGCCCTGCAGGCCCTGGCTCCACTGGCTCTGGTGGCCCCCCTGGGCCCACTGTGTCTAGCTCTACACCCAATGAAACCACTAGCCCAACATCAGAATCTGGACCCAACCAGCAGTTCATTCAGCAAATGGTGCAGGCTCTGGCTGGGGCAAATCCTCCACAGCTACCAAATCCAGAAGTCAGATTTCAGCAACAACTGGAACAGCTCAACGCAATGGGGTTCTTAAACCGTGAGGCAAACTTGCAGGCTCTAATAGCAACAGGAGGCGACATCAATGCAGCTATTGAGAGGCTGCTGGGCTCACAGCCATCGTAATTACATTTCTgtaccttgaaaaaaaatgtatcttatttTTGATAATGGCTCTTAAatctttaaacacacacaaaatcgtgctttactttcattttgattcttttaagTCTGTCTAGTTATAAGTctaatatgcattttaaagtggaatccatccctctg
The window above is part of the Panthera tigris isolate Pti1 chromosome X, P.tigris_Pti1_mat1.1, whole genome shotgun sequence genome. Proteins encoded here:
- the UBQLN2 gene encoding ubiquilin-2, giving the protein MAENGESSGPPRPSRGPAAAQGPASAPAEPKIIKVTVKTPKEKEEFAVPENSSVQQFKEAISKRFKSQTDQLVLIFAGKILKDQDTLIQHGIHDGLTVHLVIKSQNRPQGQSTQPSNAAGTNTTSASTPRSNSTSISTNSNPFGLGSLGGLAGLSSLGLSSTNFSELQNQMQQQLLSSPEMMIQIMENPFVQSMLSNPDLMRQLIMANPQMQQLIQRNPEISHLLNNPDIMRQTLEIARNPAMMQEMMRNQDLALSNLESIPGGYNALRRMYTDIQEPMLNAAQEQFGGNPFASVGSSSSSGEGTQPSRTENRDPLPNPWAPPPATQSSATTSTTTSSGSGSGSSSSSATGNTVAAANYVASIFSTPGMQSLLQQITENPQLIQNMLSAPYMRSMMQSLSQNPDLAAQMMLNSPVFTANPQLQEQMRPQLPAFLQQMQNPDTLSAMSNPRAMQALMQIQQGLQTLATEAPGLIPSFTPGVGVGVLGTAIGPVGPVTPIGPIGPIVPFTPIGPIGPIGPTGPAGPGSTGSGGPPGPTVSSSTPNETTSPTSESGPNQQFIQQMVQALAGANPPQLPNPEVRFQQQLEQLNAMGFLNREANLQALIATGGDINAAIERLLGSQPS